A single Ammospiza caudacuta isolate bAmmCau1 chromosome 6, bAmmCau1.pri, whole genome shotgun sequence DNA region contains:
- the RASSF10 gene encoding ras association domain-containing protein 10: MEPEERKISVWICQEEKLISGLSRRTTCSDVVRVLLEDSHHRRQRPAPPEPAGGMLSGPPHSYCIVEKWRGFERILPNKTKILRLWVAWGDEQENVRFVLVRSEASLPNAGPRSAEARVVLSKERPGRGLGAARASLALTQERQRRVVRKAFRKLAKINKKRQQPLAREASSAERMETLVHLVLSQDHTIRQQIQRLRELDREIDRYEAKIHLDRMKRHGVNYVQDTYLVGTGEPEPGREPGQPAAGRPEEDYARKCEEVLQLQEQRAQQEELLEHLAAEIQEELNERWMKRRREELELAAGPGLADTDCDTTELSGGEGELHLEHERVKTQLSTSLYIGLKLSTDLEAVKSDLDCTQRAWEDKERELQRLLETLGTLDVAEAAAEPRGAAGGGRPAAAGGGWVEQARALRKDRADNDEDSDTGLSSMHSQDSDSLPVCESLV, from the coding sequence aTGGAGCCCGAGGAGAGGAAGATCTCGGTGTGGATCTGCCAGGAGGAGAAGCTGATCTCCGGGCTCTCCCGGCGGACCACCTGCTCGGACGTGGTGCgggtgctgctggaggacaGCCACCACCGGCGGCagcgccccgcgccgcccgaGCCCGCCGGCGGGATGCTGTCGGGGCCGCCGCACTCCTACTGCATCGTGGAGAAGTGGCGCGGCTTCGAGAGGATCCTGCCCAACAAGACGAAGATCCTGCGGCTCTGGGTGGCGTGGGGGGACGAGCAGGAGAACGTGCGCTTCGTGCTGGTGCGCAGCGAGGCTTCGCTGCCCAACGCCGGGCCGCGCAGCGCCGAGGCGCGGGTGGTGCTGAGCAAGGAGCGCCCCGGCCGCGGCCTGGGGGCGGCCCGCGCCAGCCTGGCGCTCACGCAGGAGCGGCAGCGGCGGGTGGTGCGGAAAGCCTTCCGCAAGCTGGCCAAGATCAACAAGAAGCGGCAGCAGCCGCTGGCCCGGGAGGCCTCGTCGGCGGAGAGGATGGAGACGCTGGTGCACCTGGTGCTCTCGCAGGACCACACCATCCGACAGCAGATCCAGCGGCTCCGCGAGCTGGACCGCGAGATCGACAGGTACGAGGCCAAGATCCACCTGGACCGCATGAAGCGGCACGGCGTCAACTACGTGCAGGACACCTACCTGGTGGGCACGGGCGAGCccgagccgggccgggagcCGGGCCAGCCCGCCGCCGGCCGCCCCGAGGAGGACTACGCCAGGAAGTGCgaggaggtgctgcagctgcaggagcagcgggcgcagcaggaggagctgctggagcacctGGCCGCCGAGATCCAGGAGGAGCTCAACGAGCGCTGGATGAagcggcggcgggaggagctggagctggcgGCGGGGCCCGGTCTGGCCGACACGGACTGCGACACCACGGAGCTGAGCGGCGGCGAGGGCGAGCTGCACCTGGAGCACGAGCGGGTCAAGACCCAGCTGAGCACCAGCCTCTACATCGGCCTCAAGCTGAGCACGGACCTGGAGGCCGTCAAGAGCGACCTGGACTGCACGCAGCGGGCGTGGGAGGACAAGGAGCGGGAGCTGCAGCGGCTGCTGGAGACGCTGGGCACGCTGGACGtggcggaggcggcggcggagccgcgcggggcggcgggcggggggcggccggcggcggcggggggcggctgGGTGGAGCAGGCGCGGGCGCTGCGCAAGGACCGCGCCGACAACGACGAGGACTCGGACACGGGGCTGAGCTCCATGCACAGCCAGGACTCGGACTCGCTGCCCGTGTGCGAGTCGCTGGTGtag